One segment of Nocardioides sp. QY071 DNA contains the following:
- a CDS encoding LCP family protein, giving the protein MAGRGNDTGDTGDTGGTGDTGGEDFDWVYGSGSQDARRGSADPEPTRRIPVQRRPGAQAPAPPPPPVRLPPAQQYGRTSEPGGRGPAPRLPKRSRWTRPRTYVRLVLLALVLWLAYTLAVPFVAWNKVDKVDFEPSAERPAEQPGTTYLLVGSDSRAGLSPEERKKLHTGDAASELTDTILLLHTGDGPTTLVSIPRDSPLEIPGFGTSKVNSAYAKGGTPLLVQTLEKATGLRIDQYVEIGFGGLVGVVDAVGGIEICPKQRIRDKDSGLNVKKGCQEVDGATALAYSRARKYSPISDLARVQQQREVIASVGDKVLSPWSVLNPVRWWQLNGAVPDFFRFGDTTGPVAAGKWALAMTKVKKSCTVPLARADTTWDTKRAGQLFGKIAADKTDEITPDLCTATGLAR; this is encoded by the coding sequence ATGGCAGGGCGTGGCAACGACACCGGGGACACCGGGGACACCGGAGGCACCGGGGACACCGGCGGCGAGGACTTCGACTGGGTCTACGGGTCCGGGTCGCAGGACGCTCGTCGCGGCTCCGCCGACCCCGAGCCCACCCGCCGGATCCCGGTCCAGCGACGACCCGGCGCCCAGGCGCCGGCCCCTCCGCCACCGCCCGTCCGGCTGCCGCCGGCCCAGCAGTACGGCCGCACGTCCGAGCCCGGCGGCCGAGGCCCGGCGCCGCGGCTGCCGAAGCGCAGCCGGTGGACGCGCCCGCGCACCTACGTCCGGCTGGTGCTGCTGGCCCTGGTCCTGTGGCTGGCGTACACCCTGGCGGTCCCGTTCGTCGCCTGGAACAAGGTCGACAAGGTCGACTTCGAGCCCAGCGCCGAGCGGCCGGCCGAGCAGCCCGGCACGACGTACCTGCTCGTCGGCAGCGACTCGCGCGCCGGCCTGTCCCCCGAGGAGCGCAAGAAGCTCCACACCGGCGACGCCGCGTCCGAGCTGACCGACACCATCTTGCTGCTGCACACCGGCGACGGCCCGACGACGCTGGTGTCCATCCCCCGCGACTCCCCGCTCGAGATCCCCGGCTTCGGCACCAGCAAGGTCAACTCGGCGTACGCCAAGGGTGGGACGCCGCTGCTCGTGCAGACCCTGGAGAAGGCGACCGGGCTGCGGATCGACCAGTACGTCGAGATCGGCTTCGGCGGCCTCGTCGGGGTGGTCGACGCGGTCGGCGGCATCGAGATCTGCCCCAAGCAGCGGATCAGGGACAAGGACTCCGGCCTGAACGTGAAGAAGGGCTGCCAGGAGGTCGACGGCGCCACCGCGCTGGCCTACTCACGAGCCCGCAAGTACAGCCCGATCTCCGACCTGGCCCGGGTCCAGCAGCAGCGCGAGGTGATCGCGTCGGTCGGCGACAAGGTCCTCTCGCCGTGGTCGGTGCTCAACCCGGTGCGCTGGTGGCAGCTCAACGGCGCCGTCCCCGACTTCTTCCGCTTCGGCGACACCACCGGTCCGGTCGCCGCCGGGAAGTGGGCGCTGGCGATGACGAAGGTGAAGAAGTCGTGCACCGTGCCGCTCGCGCGGGCCGACACCACGTGGGACACCAAGCGCGCCGGGCAGCTGTTCGGCAAGATCGCTGCGGACAAGACCGACGAGATCACCCCCGATCTCTGCACGGCCACGGGCCTGGCCCGCTGA
- a CDS encoding CoA-binding protein codes for MNSRDQLDHLDHLDPETIDWMLDDATTWAVVGLSGNPDRTAYRIAELLQSRGKKIVPIHPSAPVVLGEQGYATLADVPFPIDVVDVFRRSEDAGRFADEAVAVGAGGVWFQLGVVDRAAFERTRAAGVPMVMDTCPAIEWRKRAR; via the coding sequence ATGAACTCCCGCGACCAGCTCGACCACCTCGACCACCTCGACCCCGAGACCATCGACTGGATGCTGGACGACGCCACGACCTGGGCGGTCGTCGGCCTGTCCGGCAACCCGGACCGGACGGCGTACCGGATCGCCGAGCTGCTGCAGTCGCGCGGCAAGAAGATCGTCCCGATCCACCCGTCCGCGCCGGTCGTGCTCGGTGAGCAGGGCTATGCGACGCTCGCCGACGTGCCGTTCCCGATCGACGTGGTCGACGTGTTCCGCCGCTCCGAGGACGCCGGGCGGTTCGCCGACGAGGCGGTCGCGGTCGGCGCGGGTGGCGTGTGGTTCCAGCTCGGCGTTGTCGACCGGGCCGCCTTCGAGCGGACCCGGGCGGCCGGCGTACCGATGGTCATGGACACCTGTCCGGCGATCGAGTGGCGCAAGCGCGCCCGCTGA
- a CDS encoding class E sortase, with amino-acid sequence MTQTDRPDDTDVAPDRVRRRRRSRPAGDPSGKAAVSTGRRISFWAGCGLILAGLAVLGWVAWQFWGTNWQSHQRQDDVRRALESGWGDGQDVVRTDFGNATAILHIPRFGKDYAVPVLEGSSQEVLAAGVGHMADTADAGATGNYVLAGHRVTHGEPFAELPSLEPGDEVVVETRAATYTYVLDTGGEDLVIPFTQTWVLDPKPVNPKGGTQPPAEAGDHLITLLTCSEIFHTDNRSVVFGHLVKSEPTADSAAG; translated from the coding sequence ATGACGCAGACCGACCGGCCCGACGACACCGACGTCGCGCCCGATCGGGTACGACGCCGGCGCCGCTCGCGGCCCGCGGGCGATCCGTCCGGCAAGGCGGCGGTCTCCACCGGCCGCCGGATCTCGTTCTGGGCCGGCTGCGGCCTGATCCTGGCCGGACTCGCCGTGCTGGGCTGGGTGGCGTGGCAGTTCTGGGGCACCAACTGGCAGTCGCACCAGCGCCAGGACGACGTACGCCGCGCGCTCGAGTCCGGGTGGGGTGACGGCCAGGACGTCGTCCGCACCGACTTCGGCAACGCGACCGCGATCCTGCACATCCCGAGGTTCGGCAAGGACTACGCGGTCCCGGTCCTCGAGGGCTCGAGCCAGGAGGTGCTCGCCGCGGGCGTGGGTCACATGGCCGACACCGCCGACGCGGGCGCGACCGGCAACTACGTGCTCGCCGGCCACCGGGTCACCCACGGCGAGCCGTTCGCCGAGCTCCCGTCGCTGGAGCCCGGCGACGAGGTCGTCGTCGAGACCCGCGCGGCGACGTACACCTATGTCCTCGACACCGGGGGCGAGGACCTGGTCATCCCCTTCACCCAGACCTGGGTGCTCGACCCGAAGCCGGTGAACCCCAAGGGCGGCACGCAGCCGCCGGCCGAGGCGGGCGACCACCTGATCACGCTGCTCACCTGCTCGGAGATCTTCCACACCGACAACCGTTCCGTCGTCTTCGGCCACCTGGTGAAGTCCGAGCCCACCGCGGACTCGGCAGCCGGGTGA
- a CDS encoding acyl-CoA dehydrogenase family protein encodes MSDYPMYALSEEHQAIREAVRAICDAKVAPFAAAVDEEARYPREAQDALQAADFHAPHVPEQYGGAGADALATVIVIEEVARADVSASLIPAVNKLGSLPVMIGGGAEIKAKYLTKLAAGEGGFSYCLSEPDAGSDAANQKTRAVRDGDDWILNGTKRWISNAGESEFYTVLATTDPDARTKGISAFVVEKSDEGVSFGAPEKKLGIKGSPTREVYFDNVRIPGDRIIGEEGKGFEYAMKTLDHTRITIAAQAVGVAQGALDYALGYAKERQQFGKAIADFQGLQFLLADMGMKVEAARQLTYAAAGRSERGDADLTFFGAAAKCFASDVAMEVTTNAVQVLGGYGYTRDYPVERMMRDAKITQIYEGTNQVQRIVMARQLLAGVQSEL; translated from the coding sequence GTGAGCGACTACCCGATGTACGCCCTGTCCGAGGAGCACCAGGCCATCCGCGAGGCCGTGCGCGCGATCTGCGACGCCAAGGTCGCGCCGTTCGCCGCCGCCGTCGACGAGGAGGCCCGCTACCCGCGGGAGGCGCAGGACGCACTGCAGGCGGCCGACTTCCACGCACCCCACGTCCCCGAGCAGTACGGCGGCGCCGGCGCCGACGCCCTGGCCACCGTCATCGTGATCGAGGAGGTCGCCCGTGCCGACGTCTCCGCCTCGCTCATCCCGGCGGTCAACAAGCTCGGTTCGCTGCCGGTCATGATCGGCGGGGGTGCGGAGATCAAGGCCAAGTACCTCACCAAGCTCGCCGCCGGCGAGGGCGGCTTCTCCTACTGCCTCTCCGAGCCCGACGCCGGCTCCGACGCCGCCAACCAGAAGACCCGCGCGGTCCGCGACGGCGACGACTGGATCCTCAACGGCACCAAGCGCTGGATCTCCAACGCGGGGGAGTCGGAGTTCTACACCGTGCTCGCGACGACCGACCCCGACGCCCGCACCAAGGGCATCTCCGCCTTCGTCGTCGAGAAGTCCGACGAGGGCGTGTCCTTCGGCGCCCCCGAGAAGAAGCTCGGCATCAAGGGCTCCCCGACCCGCGAGGTCTACTTCGACAACGTCCGGATCCCCGGCGACCGGATCATCGGCGAGGAGGGCAAGGGCTTCGAGTACGCCATGAAGACCCTCGACCACACCCGGATCACCATCGCCGCCCAGGCCGTCGGCGTCGCCCAGGGCGCTCTCGACTACGCCCTCGGCTACGCCAAGGAGCGCCAGCAGTTCGGCAAGGCGATCGCGGACTTCCAGGGCCTGCAGTTCCTGCTCGCCGACATGGGCATGAAGGTCGAGGCCGCCCGCCAGCTGACCTACGCCGCCGCCGGCCGCTCCGAGCGCGGCGACGCCGATCTCACCTTCTTCGGCGCGGCCGCCAAGTGCTTCGCCTCCGACGTCGCCATGGAGGTCACCACCAACGCGGTGCAGGTCCTCGGCGGCTACGGCTACACCCGCGACTACCCGGTCGAGCGGATGATGCGCGACGCCAAGATCACCCAGATCTACGAGGGCACCAACCAGGTGCAGCGGATCGTGATGGCCCGCCAGCTCCTCGCCGGAGTGCAGAGCGAGCTCTGA
- a CDS encoding acyl-CoA thioesterase: MTEIVAARTPSYSRIELATLTSRAQANLLGNIHGGEVVKLADSTAGVVAQRHSGGPAVTAALDEMAFLEPVRVGDIIRTFGQVNWVGTSSMEIGVRIETEPWDAAGEVLHVGSAYFVFVAVDGAGHGRPVPALEPETDEDRRRMHEAEVRRAHRLARRQEIDAIRARS, translated from the coding sequence GTGACAGAGATCGTCGCGGCACGCACGCCGTCGTACTCCCGCATCGAGCTGGCCACGCTGACCTCGCGCGCGCAGGCCAACCTGCTGGGCAACATCCACGGTGGCGAGGTGGTCAAGCTGGCCGACTCGACCGCGGGGGTCGTGGCACAGCGGCACAGCGGCGGCCCGGCCGTGACGGCGGCGCTCGACGAGATGGCGTTCCTCGAGCCGGTGCGGGTCGGAGACATCATCCGCACCTTCGGCCAGGTCAACTGGGTCGGCACCTCGTCGATGGAGATCGGCGTGCGGATCGAGACCGAGCCGTGGGACGCGGCCGGCGAGGTGCTGCACGTCGGCTCGGCGTACTTCGTGTTCGTCGCGGTCGACGGCGCGGGTCACGGTCGCCCGGTGCCCGCGCTCGAGCCGGAGACCGACGAGGACCGCCGGCGGATGCACGAGGCGGAGGTACGCCGTGCCCACCGGCTCGCGCGCCGCCAGGAGATCGACGCGATCCGCGCCCGCTCCTGA
- a CDS encoding pyridoxal-phosphate dependent enzyme, producing MSTELTFDGVLAAAEVVGAHLPPTPLQAHPLLDQALGRPVLVKHENVQPTGAFKVRGGVHLSATLTDAERAHGLVTCSTGNHAQSVAYGARLAGVRATIVMPASAPAAKRDAVAALGAEVVLVGASLGEAGEHARALAAETGASFVCPTDPRIVLGHATAYLELFGQAAGLDTLFVPIGSGTGAAGACLVRDVLAPGCRVVGVQSSAAPAGWHSWRTGLIEAAPATTRAAGLATTTGYPRTQEILRARLDDFVLVDDDAIDAAARLLATCAHTLAEGAGAASLAGAIATGSDGVVAVVCTGANASAEEIARLAGSVAAA from the coding sequence ATGAGCACCGAGCTGACCTTCGACGGAGTCCTCGCCGCCGCCGAGGTCGTCGGCGCCCACCTGCCACCCACCCCGCTGCAGGCGCACCCGCTCCTCGACCAGGCGCTCGGCCGCCCGGTCCTGGTCAAGCACGAGAACGTGCAGCCCACCGGCGCCTTCAAGGTCCGCGGCGGCGTGCACCTGTCCGCGACCCTCACCGACGCCGAGCGCGCGCACGGCCTGGTCACCTGCTCGACCGGCAACCACGCCCAGTCGGTGGCGTACGGCGCCCGGCTGGCCGGCGTACGCGCCACGATCGTGATGCCGGCCAGCGCCCCCGCGGCCAAGCGCGACGCGGTCGCGGCTCTCGGCGCCGAGGTCGTCCTGGTCGGTGCCAGCCTCGGCGAGGCGGGCGAGCACGCCCGTGCGCTGGCGGCTGAGACCGGCGCGTCGTTCGTGTGCCCGACCGACCCGCGGATCGTGCTGGGCCACGCGACGGCCTACCTCGAGCTGTTCGGGCAGGCGGCCGGCCTCGACACGCTCTTCGTCCCGATCGGCAGCGGTACCGGGGCCGCCGGCGCCTGTCTGGTCCGCGACGTGCTGGCTCCGGGGTGCCGGGTGGTCGGCGTACAGTCCTCGGCCGCGCCCGCGGGCTGGCACTCGTGGCGCACCGGCCTGATCGAGGCCGCCCCGGCGACGACCCGGGCCGCCGGCCTGGCCACGACGACCGGGTACCCGCGCACGCAGGAGATCCTGCGCGCGCGCCTCGACGACTTCGTGCTGGTCGACGACGACGCGATCGACGCGGCCGCGCGGCTGCTCGCGACCTGCGCGCACACCCTGGCCGAGGGCGCCGGCGCCGCGTCGTTGGCCGGCGCGATCGCGACCGGCTCGGACGGGGTCGTCGCGGTGGTCTGCACCGGCGCCAACGCCTCCGCCGAGGAGATCGCCCGGCTCGCGGGCTCGGTCGCCGCCGCCTGA
- the purE gene encoding 5-(carboxyamino)imidazole ribonucleotide mutase, protein MTARVGIVMGSDSDWPVMKAAAEALREFGISYEADVVSAHRMPAEMLAYGQDAAERGLSVIIAGAGGAAHLPGMLAAVTPLPVIGVPVPLKYLDGMDSLLSIVQMPAGVPVATVAIGGARNAGLLAVRILAATDPALQRQMSDFQAELKLAAEAKGAVVRDQ, encoded by the coding sequence ATGACTGCGCGCGTGGGCATCGTGATGGGCTCCGACTCCGACTGGCCGGTGATGAAGGCCGCGGCCGAGGCGTTGCGGGAGTTCGGGATCTCCTACGAGGCCGACGTCGTCTCGGCGCACCGGATGCCCGCCGAGATGCTGGCCTACGGCCAGGACGCCGCTGAGCGCGGCCTGTCGGTGATCATCGCCGGGGCCGGTGGTGCGGCTCACCTGCCGGGCATGCTCGCTGCGGTGACGCCGCTGCCGGTGATCGGCGTGCCGGTGCCGCTGAAGTACCTCGACGGCATGGACTCGCTGCTCTCCATCGTCCAGATGCCGGCGGGCGTGCCGGTGGCGACGGTCGCGATCGGAGGCGCGCGCAATGCCGGCCTGCTCGCCGTACGCATCCTCGCGGCGACCGACCCGGCGCTGCAGCGGCAGATGAGCGACTTCCAGGCCGAGCTGAAGCTCGCCGCCGAGGCGAAGGGCGCCGTCGTCCGCGACCAGTAG
- a CDS encoding TetR/AcrR family transcriptional regulator, with protein sequence MPATARDRLVAAAFELFAGQGYDATTVEEITTRAGTGRSTFFRHFPTKDDVVLPDHEALLRRVDERLATASAAGHEVALREAAGMVLEHYLAEGETARTRYRLASSVPAIRDREIASVQRYVRLFGKHVHRWLDAEADGPLRAELVASAVVIAHNHVLRQWLRGAVDDAATTRALVDRSLDHALALLRGPAAAGSPTIVITSGGRDVEQVVRDVRDALGGS encoded by the coding sequence GTGCCCGCCACCGCCCGCGACCGCCTCGTCGCCGCCGCCTTCGAGCTCTTCGCCGGGCAGGGGTACGACGCCACCACGGTCGAGGAGATCACCACCCGTGCCGGGACCGGCCGGAGCACCTTCTTCCGCCACTTCCCCACCAAGGACGACGTCGTGCTGCCCGACCACGAGGCGCTGCTGCGCCGGGTCGACGAGCGCCTGGCGACCGCGTCGGCCGCCGGGCACGAGGTCGCGCTGCGCGAGGCGGCCGGGATGGTGCTGGAGCACTACCTCGCCGAGGGCGAGACCGCCCGAACCCGCTACCGGCTGGCCAGCTCGGTTCCGGCGATCCGCGACCGCGAGATCGCGAGCGTGCAGCGCTACGTGCGGCTGTTCGGCAAGCACGTCCATCGCTGGCTCGACGCCGAGGCCGACGGTCCGCTGCGGGCCGAGCTGGTCGCCTCCGCCGTCGTGATCGCCCACAACCACGTCCTGCGGCAGTGGCTGCGTGGCGCCGTCGACGACGCCGCCACCACCCGGGCGCTCGTCGACCGCTCCCTGGACCACGCCCTCGCACTGCTGCGCGGACCGGCGGCGGCCGGCTCGCCCACGATCGTGATCACCAGCGGCGGGCGTGACGTCGAGCAGGTCGTGCGCGACGTGCGCGACGCCCTCGGCGGGTCCTGA
- a CDS encoding glycoside hydrolase family 6 protein, producing MRQPGAPVRRTLATLVAVLATVALAGCNEQEPGPAEPAAAVPTTAPPTTATPTPTPGPPAAEQSKTAIPHVQRTQRPYFKDKEVWQKAQPAHLQNLKNPLAERRWGVYKGDLEQTWSAYESAGGDTKRLLGKIALRPKSLWLGDWSGSPEQIGSVVRDYVQNASGGDPKVLVQLAIFRMDPWEHAVCGGRAPSGGAQDTYRRWIANAARALGRQHTAIILQPDLPFWWCSNRSVTSSLITYAVKTFSAQPNTSVYLDAGAADWSSTPQVGAPRASQAADLLMANGIAHARGFALNATHYVGTEESVAYGAELVRILRERGVKGVHFVVDTAQNGNGMTWPEVEAQGSRVNDNARVCGSTSDRRGCVTLGIPPTSRVGDERWGLSKETGREAKKYVDGFLWFARPWLFMQANWRGADRAIGMARSTGWFAP from the coding sequence ATGCGCCAGCCTGGAGCCCCCGTCCGACGTACTCTCGCGACCCTCGTCGCCGTCCTCGCGACCGTGGCCCTCGCCGGCTGCAACGAGCAGGAGCCCGGTCCCGCGGAGCCGGCGGCCGCCGTACCGACGACGGCGCCGCCGACCACGGCCACTCCCACGCCGACGCCGGGTCCGCCCGCGGCCGAGCAGTCGAAGACCGCGATTCCTCACGTCCAGCGCACGCAGCGCCCGTACTTCAAGGACAAGGAGGTCTGGCAGAAGGCCCAGCCGGCCCACCTGCAGAACCTCAAGAACCCGCTCGCCGAGCGGCGCTGGGGCGTCTACAAGGGCGATCTCGAGCAGACCTGGAGTGCCTACGAGTCCGCGGGCGGCGACACCAAGCGGCTGCTGGGCAAGATCGCGCTGCGGCCGAAGTCGCTGTGGCTCGGCGACTGGAGCGGATCGCCCGAGCAGATCGGCTCGGTCGTGCGGGACTACGTCCAGAACGCCTCCGGCGGCGACCCGAAGGTGCTCGTCCAGCTCGCCATCTTCCGGATGGATCCGTGGGAGCACGCCGTATGCGGCGGCCGCGCCCCCTCCGGCGGCGCCCAGGACACCTACCGACGCTGGATCGCCAACGCTGCCCGCGCCCTCGGCCGCCAGCACACGGCGATCATCCTGCAACCCGACCTGCCGTTCTGGTGGTGCTCGAACCGCTCGGTGACCAGCTCGCTGATCACCTATGCCGTGAAGACCTTCTCGGCGCAGCCGAACACCAGCGTCTACCTCGACGCCGGCGCGGCCGACTGGAGCAGCACCCCGCAGGTCGGCGCCCCGCGCGCATCCCAGGCCGCCGACCTGCTGATGGCCAACGGCATCGCCCACGCCCGCGGCTTCGCCCTCAACGCGACCCACTACGTCGGCACCGAGGAGTCCGTCGCGTACGGCGCGGAGCTGGTCCGGATCCTGCGCGAGCGCGGCGTCAAGGGCGTCCACTTCGTCGTCGACACCGCACAGAACGGCAATGGCATGACCTGGCCCGAGGTCGAGGCCCAGGGCAGCCGGGTCAACGACAATGCCCGCGTCTGCGGCTCCACCTCCGACCGCCGCGGCTGCGTCACCCTCGGCATCCCGCCGACCTCACGCGTCGGCGACGAGCGCTGGGGACTGTCGAAGGAGACGGGCCGCGAGGCGAAGAAGTACGTCGACGGGTTCCTCTGGTTCGCCCGCCCCTGGCTGTTCATGCAGGCCAACTGGCGCGGCGCCGACCGGGCGATCGGGATGGCTCGCAGCACGGGCTGGTTCGCGCCCTGA
- a CDS encoding crotonase/enoyl-CoA hydratase family protein: protein MYETLTWHVDDDGIATLTLHRPDALNAFDLTMARELLQVFTTDARDDAVRAVVVTGSGRAFCAGMDLSAEGNVFGLDESLSPTPEEFRAAYDEAPYADGVRDTGGKITLAIHALPKPVIAAINGPAVGIGATMTLAMDLRLASTKARIGFVFGRLGIVPEACSTWFLPRIVGIQQALEWVYSADILTAEQALAGRLLRSVHEPDELLPAAYDLARAFVKDRSPVALGLAKQMLYRNSAAADPLEAHLTDSLAMFWTSIGDGKEGVAAFLEKRTPGFTGKASELPRIV from the coding sequence GTGTACGAGACCCTGACCTGGCACGTCGACGACGACGGCATCGCGACGCTGACCCTGCACCGGCCCGACGCCCTCAACGCGTTCGACCTGACCATGGCCCGCGAGCTGCTCCAGGTGTTCACCACCGACGCCCGCGACGACGCGGTGCGCGCGGTCGTCGTGACCGGCTCCGGCCGCGCGTTCTGCGCCGGCATGGACCTCTCGGCCGAGGGCAATGTGTTCGGGCTCGACGAGTCGCTCTCCCCCACACCCGAGGAGTTCCGGGCGGCGTACGACGAGGCGCCGTACGCCGACGGCGTGCGCGACACCGGCGGCAAGATCACCCTCGCCATCCACGCCCTGCCCAAGCCGGTCATCGCCGCGATCAACGGTCCGGCGGTCGGCATCGGCGCCACCATGACCCTGGCCATGGACCTGCGCCTGGCCTCGACGAAGGCCCGGATCGGCTTCGTCTTCGGCCGCCTCGGGATCGTGCCCGAGGCCTGCTCGACCTGGTTCCTGCCACGCATCGTCGGCATCCAGCAGGCCCTCGAGTGGGTCTACTCGGCCGACATCCTCACCGCCGAGCAGGCCCTCGCCGGCCGGCTGCTGCGCAGTGTCCACGAGCCCGACGAGCTGCTGCCGGCGGCGTACGACCTGGCCCGGGCGTTCGTCAAGGACCGCTCGCCGGTCGCGCTCGGCCTGGCCAAGCAGATGCTCTACCGCAACAGCGCGGCCGCCGACCCGCTCGAGGCCCACCTCACCGACTCGCTCGCCATGTTCTGGACGTCGATCGGCGACGGCAAGGAGGGCGTGGCGGCGTTCCTCGAGAAGCGCACGCCGGGCTTCACCGGCAAGGCCTCGGAGCTGCCCAGGATCGTGTGA
- a CDS encoding DUF1059 domain-containing protein encodes MPSLRCPCDTTLRADTDDELVEKVQEHLAAEHPGREYSREEILFMAM; translated from the coding sequence ATGCCCTCGCTGCGCTGCCCCTGCGACACCACCCTGCGTGCCGACACCGACGACGAGCTCGTCGAGAAGGTGCAGGAGCACCTCGCGGCCGAGCACCCGGGTCGGGAGTACAGCCGCGAGGAGATCCTCTTCATGGCGATGTGA
- a CDS encoding LPXTG cell wall anchor domain-containing protein, producing the protein MLKKLAALATLGLALAVAPPAPAGADEGYTSKLPTTTHIQVVTAEPGEPIVLQVSASAASPTPPAGNIAITVSAGGSAARGSMAAAAKPVFRTTVHFTDKPVRVTGPRLPKGGYLAHAALSPDDAAKFLPSSDTTHFRIGSADGGDKNGALPNTGGPDLAWLVLGAGLVAAGAGGVSYGRRRAAAAA; encoded by the coding sequence GTGCTGAAGAAGCTGGCTGCGCTCGCCACGCTTGGTCTCGCACTCGCCGTCGCGCCGCCGGCGCCCGCGGGTGCCGACGAGGGATACACATCCAAGCTCCCGACCACCACCCACATCCAGGTGGTCACCGCCGAGCCCGGCGAGCCGATCGTGCTGCAGGTGAGCGCGAGCGCGGCCTCGCCGACGCCGCCGGCGGGGAACATCGCGATCACCGTCTCCGCGGGCGGTAGCGCCGCGCGCGGCTCCATGGCCGCGGCCGCCAAGCCGGTCTTCCGCACGACCGTGCACTTCACCGACAAGCCGGTCCGGGTCACGGGCCCGCGCCTGCCCAAGGGTGGCTACCTCGCCCACGCGGCCCTGTCGCCCGACGACGCGGCGAAGTTCCTCCCGTCCTCGGACACCACCCACTTCCGCATCGGCTCCGCCGACGGCGGTGACAAGAACGGCGCGCTGCCCAACACCGGCGGCCCGGACCTGGCCTGGCTGGTCCTCGGCGCCGGCCTCGTCGCCGCGGGTGCGGGCGGTGTCAGCTACGGCCGCCGCCGCGCCGCTGCTGCCGCCTGA
- a CDS encoding LysR family transcriptional regulator has protein sequence MIDLRRLEALVAVHRTGSVSAAAAQLHYGQPTISHHLRRLEAETGAVLLQRVGRGVRLTPEGERLARRGEEILGLLARAEAELAAATSLQSGRVRLAAFPSGAATLVPDALALLATRHPGIQLDLVEAEPPEAYELLRAGEVDLALTFAYPDQPEPDQITSVPVVDDPLHLVTSASAAPSEGAVDLGAYAQTGWIAGCERCRRELLSLCADAGFTPAIAFASDDYVAVQSLVASGLGVTVLPGLALRAHQHRDVVRRPLAAHRRVQLSTYGAPPRPAAVDAVAAALTEVAGRPS, from the coding sequence ATGATCGACCTTCGCCGCCTCGAGGCCCTCGTCGCGGTCCACCGCACCGGGTCGGTGTCGGCCGCGGCGGCCCAGCTGCACTACGGACAGCCGACCATCTCCCACCACCTGCGCCGGCTCGAGGCAGAGACCGGCGCGGTGCTGCTCCAGCGGGTCGGACGCGGCGTCCGGCTCACGCCCGAGGGCGAACGCCTGGCCCGCCGTGGCGAGGAGATCCTGGGCCTGCTGGCCCGTGCCGAGGCCGAGCTCGCCGCCGCGACCAGCCTCCAGTCGGGACGGGTCCGGCTCGCCGCCTTCCCCTCCGGCGCGGCCACCCTGGTCCCCGACGCCCTGGCGCTGCTCGCGACCCGGCACCCCGGCATCCAGCTCGACCTGGTCGAGGCCGAGCCGCCCGAGGCCTACGAGCTGCTCCGCGCCGGCGAGGTCGACCTCGCTCTCACCTTCGCCTACCCGGACCAGCCCGAGCCCGACCAGATCACCTCCGTCCCCGTCGTCGACGACCCGCTGCACCTGGTCACGTCGGCCTCGGCCGCGCCCTCCGAGGGCGCCGTCGACCTCGGCGCCTACGCACAGACCGGCTGGATCGCCGGCTGCGAGCGATGCCGGCGCGAGCTGCTCAGCCTGTGCGCGGACGCCGGCTTCACGCCCGCGATCGCCTTCGCCAGCGACGACTACGTCGCCGTGCAGTCCCTCGTCGCGAGCGGACTCGGCGTCACCGTGCTGCCCGGGCTCGCGCTACGCGCGCACCAGCACCGCGACGTCGTACGCCGCCCGCTCGCCGCGCACCGGCGGGTCCAGCTCTCGACGTACGGCGCTCCCCCGCGACCGGCCGCGGTGGACGCTGTGGCGGCGGCGCTGACCGAGGTCGCGGGTCGCCCGAGCTGA